A DNA window from Amphiprion ocellaris isolate individual 3 ecotype Okinawa chromosome 8, ASM2253959v1, whole genome shotgun sequence contains the following coding sequences:
- the LOC111566219 gene encoding probable phospholipid-transporting ATPase IIA: MTDNIPLQPVRRPKRHDGKHRNGCCPWSRCCGMGDFRPRTVWLGHPEKREQRYPRNVINNQKYNFFTFLPGVLFNQFKYFFNLYFLLLACSQFVKELRLGALYTYWVPLGLVLIITIMREAVEEIRCYLRDKEVNSQIYSKLSTRGTVKVKSSGIQVGDLIIVEKNQRVPADMIFLRTSERNGSCFLRTDQLDGETDWKLRLPVACTQRLPTAADLLQIRSYVYAEEPNIDIHNFIGTFTREDGDPPVNESLSIENTLWASTVVASGTVVGVVIYTGKELRSVMNTSNPRHKVGLFDLEVNCLTKILFGALVVVSLVMVALQHFAGRWYLQIFRFLLLFSHIVPISLRVNLDMGKMVFSWMIKKDSKIPGTVVRASTIPEQLGRISYLLTDKTGTLTQNEMVFRRLHLGTVAYGMDSMDEVQSHVFSAYTQPTHDAPASRAPAATKVRKSIISRVHEAVKAIALVHNVTPVYESNGVTDQAEAEQHYEDTCRVYQASSPDEVSLVQWTESVGLTLVGRDQSSMQLRTPTGQILNFTILQIFPFTYESKRMGIIVRDESTGEITFYMKGADVVMAGIVQYNDWLEEECGNMAREGLRVLVVSKKSLTEEQYQDFEARYVQAKLSVHDRSLKVATVIESLEMEMELLCLTGVEDQLQTDVRPTLEILRNAGIKVWMLTGDKLETATCTAKNAHLITRNQDIHIFRPVTTRGEAHLELNAFRRKHDCALVISGDSLEVCLKYYEYEFMELACQCPAVVCCRCTPTQKAQIVRLLQERTGKLTCAVGDGGNDVSMIQEADCGVGVEGKEGKQASLAADFSVTQFKHLGRLLMVHGRNSYKRSAALSQFVIHRSLCISTMQAVFSSVFYFASVPLYQGFLIIGYSTIYTMFPVFSLVLDKDVKSEVAMLYPELYKDLLKGRPLSFKTFLIWVLISIYQGSIIMYGALLLFESEFVHIVAISFTSLILTELLMVALTIQTWHWLMIVGELLSLACYVASLVFLHEFIDVYFIATVSFLWKVTVITLVSCLPLYILKYLRRRFSPPNYSKLTS, translated from the exons ATGACCGACAATATCCCGCTACAGCCCGTCAGGCGACCGAAGAGACACGACGGTAAACACAGAAATGG GTGCTGCCCGTGGTCGAGATGCTGTGGGATGGGTGACTTCCGTCCCCGCACCGTGTGGCTTGGCCACCCAGAAAAAAGGGAGCAGAGGTACCCCAGGAATGTCATTAACAACCAGAAGTACAACTTCTTCACCTTCCTGCCGGGG GTGCTGTTCAATCAGTTCAAGTACTTCTTCAACTTGTACTTTTTGCTCTTGGCCTGCTCTCAATTTGTCAAAGAGTTACGCTTAGGTGCCCTCTACACCTACTGGGTCCCTTTG GGTCTTGTTTTGATTATCACCATCATGAGGGAGGCAGTTGAAGAAATAAGATGCTACCTTCGAGACAAAGAGGTGAACTCTCAGATTTACAGCAAACTTTCAACAAGAG GCACAGTGAAGGTTAAAAGCAGCGGTATTCAAGTTGGCGATCTTATAATTGTGGAAAAG AACCAGCGTGTTCCTGCTGACATGATCTTTTTAAGGACCTCTGAAAGAAATG GGTCCTGTTTCCTGCGGACTGACCAGCTGGACGGAGAGACGGACTGGAAACTACGCCTCCCTGTGGCATGCACTCAGAGACTGCCAACTGCTGCT GACCTTCTCCAGATCAGATCCTATGTGTATGCAGAAGAGCCAAACATTGATATCCATAACTTTATTGGAACTTTCACCAGG GAGGATGGAGACCCACCAGTTAACGAAAGTCTCAGTATTGAGAACACCCTGTGGGCCAGCACTGTTGTCGCCTCTG GCACAGTGGTGGGGGTTGTGATTTACACAGGCAAGGAACTGCGCAGTGTCATGAACACCTCCAACCCAAGACACAAG GTGGGTTTGTTTGACCTGGAAGTAAATTGTTTGACTAAGATCCTGTTTGGGGCCCTGGTGGTGGTATCACTTGTCATGGTGGCCCTCCAGCACTTCGCTGGCCGTTGGTACCTCCAGATCTTTCGCTTCCTGCTGCTCTTCTCCCACATTGTGCCCATAAG TTTGCGTGTCAATCTGGATATGGGCAAGATGGTTTTCAGTTGGATGATTAAGAAAGACTCCAAGATCCCTGGGACGGTGGTGAGGGCCAGCACCATACCTGAACAGCTTGGACGCATCTCCTACTTGCTGACTGACAAAACAG GAACTCTTACCCAAAACGAAATGGTGTTCAGGCGTCTTCATCTTGGAACTGTGGCATACGGGATGGACTCTATGGATGAAGTACAGAGCCACGTTTTCAGCGCCTACACACAG CCCACCCATGATGCTCCAGCCTCCAGGGCTCCAGCAGCCACTAAGGTCCGAAAGTCCATCATCAGTAGAGTTCATGAGGCAGTGAAGGCCATTGCCCTCGTGCACAACGTGACACCCGTGTACGAGTCCAACGGTGTGACCGACCAGGCCGAAGCTGAGCAGCACTATGAAGACACATGCAGAGTATACCAGGCGTCCAGCCCAGATGAG GTGTCGCTGGTGCAGTGGACTGAGAGCGTTGGGCTGACTCTGGTGGGAAGGGACCAGTCGTCCATGCAGCTGCGGACCCCTACTGGCCAAATACTGAACTTCACTATCCTTCAGATATTTCCCTTCACCTATGAGAGCAAGAGGATGGGCATTATAGTGCGA GATGAATCTACAGGGGAGATAACTTTCTACATGAAGGGGGCTGATGTGGTGATGGCAGGCATCGTCCAGTATAATGATTGGCTGGAAGAGGAG TGTGGAAACATGGCCAGGGAGGGTCTGAGGGTCCTTGtggtgtccaagaaatcactgaCTGAGGAGCAGTATCAAGATTTTGAG GCACGATATGTCCAGGCCAAGCTCAGTGTCCATGACCGCTCTCTGAAGGTGGCCACCGTGATTGAGAGTctggagatggagatggagtTGTTGTGCCTCACTGGGGTGGAAGACCAGCTCCAGACTGATGTCAGGCCCACCCTGGAGATCCTTCGCAATGCAGGCATCAAG GTTTGGATGCTGACAGGAGACAAGCTTGAAACTGCCACATGCACCGCTAAGAACGCCCATCTGATCACCCGGAACCAGGACATCCATATCTTCAGACCA GTGACAACACGAGGGGAAGCCCACCTGGAGCTCAACGCCTTCAGGAGAAAACATGACTGCGCTCTGGTGATATCAGGGGACTCGCTTGAG GTTTGTCTGAAATATTACGAATACGAATTCATGGAGCTGGCATGTCAGTGTCCTGCTGTGGTTTGCTGCCGATGCACCCCAACTCAGAAGGCTCAGATAGTCCGACTGTTGCAAGAGCGCACGGGCAAACTCACCTGCGCTGTAG GGGATGGAGGAAACGATGTCAGCATGATCCAGGAAGCTGACTGTGGCGTGGGAGTGGAGGGAAAA GAAGGAAAGCAGGCCTCTTTGGCTGCCGACTTCTCGGTGACTCAGTTCAAACATTTAGGCCGTCTCCTCATGGTCCACGGTCGGAACAGTTACAAAAGGTCTGCAGCCCTCAGCCAGTTTGTCATCCACAGGAGCCTGTGCATCAGCACCATGCAG gcagttttctcctctgtgttCTACTTTGCCTCAGTCCCACTGTACCAAGGATTCCTGATTATTGG cTACTCTACTATCTACACCATGTTCCCTGTTTTCTCTCTGGTGTTGGACAAAGATGTGAAGTCAGAGGTTGCCATGCTGTACCCAGAATTATATAAGGATCTCTTGAAG GGTCGACCACTATCCTTCAAGACATTTCTAATATGGGTCTTAATAAGTATCTATCAAG gGAGCATCATCATGTACGGGGCACTCCTGCTCTTCGAGTCAGAGTTCGTCCATATTGTTGCCATTTCCTTCACCTCTCTTATCCTGACCGAGCTGCTGATGGTGGCTCTGACCATTCAGACGTGGCACTGGCTCATGATAGTTGGGGAGCTCCTGAGCTTGGCGTGTTACGTCGCCTCACTCGTGTTCCTGCACGAGTTCATAG
- the sall4 gene encoding sal-like protein 4: MSRRKQAKPQHINSDEPGSAENGIHRDDQSEDTGNEMKRLRMEETRICKKCCAEFFDEAEFLEHETNCTKSQQVVIMRDQDGNDVPEEYSQGSPEGPNSDHDDSQSSSHSLSQANADQLDRAEEESSMNAEDSGHQDQGDVSASPELALHPSPKMQDSNVTLEPIADTNTAVSQRSSNSSLSASQEALQAIPVILEQLVCLQQQQLQQIQLTEQIRIQVAMMTPQGLQSPVVAAMDPLKALGAHLSQQLSAAAALIGKRTGSQSLSMETMKQGKLPLPAGIPTSQSAGLASVNSKSDILKGVPDLASRLPALLPQSPGVIGFPSTFSGIQAGLESSKKVKTKMLNLPPESKNGDSLYKHKCRYCGKTFGNDSALQIHLRSHTGERPFKCNICGNRFTTKGNLKVHFQRHKDKYPNISMNPHPVPEHLDNIPTSSGIPFGMSVPMEESNMTDVKPMLGHPAAGFNPSSIPGFKPFDGFGNDPFSQRPSPSTSDGSLSVFGQEMGLDPNQKDAKDLLGALHNMNSNVLPGEQSSGTAKLQQMVDGLEKRTNDPNECVICHRVLSCQSSLKMHYRTHTGERPYKCKICGRAFSTKGNLKAHYGVHRANTPLKMQHSCPICQKKFTNAVVLQQHIRMHMGGQIPNTPMPENQFEAAPEVMEPSMPEEKPVDAKGFEASMEEHEPDLNSQKLNDASDSLPSAHEEQPQKHVAPAVFSSLDVLKNLTSALALKRQSSTTSESEGTSKESPPAPREQEYQNGRSPAVSDSAMSFHSSSPVNNISNKSPEPAVDEFAQNESKPEYDGTQEGTESSGALDLTASSSFIPKAIKEEPGMPYPNGEYAPSNMSFMRIPSSLASLEMKIPPENPLGSHTLFSSHMPQGTAMPSISPAQRRSTKQHMCNTCGKNFSSASALQIHERTHTGEKPFACNICGRAFTTKGNLKVHIGTHMWNNSSRRGQRLSLENPMALIAMSSEAKILPEIMQAPKELGAPPMNFDPSLWNQYAAAFSGGLTMKTNEISVIQGGGIPLPGSPAGGPLIGSTGGLMKMDGSHSGLPGTMAEIEKNSSDSVPKSQFPHFMEEGKIAVN, translated from the exons GGATTCATCGAGATGATCAATCTGAGGACActggaaatgaaatgaagagGCTTAGAATGGAAGAGACCAGAATCTGCAAGAAATGTTGCGCTGAATTCTTTGACGAAGCAGAATTCCTTGAGCATGAGACAAATTGCACTAAAAGTCAGCAAGTGGTCATCATGAGAGATCAAGATGGCAATGACGTGCCGGAGGAATATTCACAAGGTTCCCCTGAAGGCCCCAACAGCGACCATGATGACAGTCAGTCCAGCAGTCATTCCCTGTCACAGGCCAATGCAGACCAGCTggacagagcagaggaggagtcCAGCATGAATGCAGAGGACTCAGGACACCAGGATCAGGGAGACGTGTCTGCTAGTCCTGAGCTAGCGTTACACCCCTCACCCAAAATGCAAGATTCAAATGTCACTCTTGAACCCATTGCTGACACTAACACGGCTGTTTCCCAACGTTCTTCAAATTCATCTCTGAGTGCATCACAGGAAGCCCTGCAGGCCATCCCGGTCATCTTGGAACAGCTAGTTTGCCTCcagcaacagcagctgcagcaaatccagcTCACAGAACAGATCAGAATCCAAGTAGCGATGATGACCCCACAGGGTCTCCAGTCACCAGTAGTGGCAGCAATGGACCCCCTGAAAGCCCTCGGTGCACATCTCTCTCAACAGCTgtctgctgcagcagctctcaTTGGAAAGAGGACCGGCAGTCAGAGCCTTTCCATGGAGACGATGAAGCAAGGTAAACTACCTCTGCCTGCTGGCATCCCTACCTCCCAGAGTGCAGGACTGGCCTCAGTGAATTCTAAATCAGACATTTTGAAGGGTGTTCCTGATCTGGCCAGCCGTTTGCCAGCGCTGCTGCCTCAGTCGCCAGGCGTCATAGGTTTCCCAAGCACCTTCAGTGGTATCCAAGCAGGACTGGAGTCCTCTAAAAAAGTGAAGACAAAGATGCTGAACCTCCCGCCAGAATCAAAGAATGGAGACTCATTATACAAGCACAAGTGTAGATACTGTGGAAAGACCTTTGGCAATGACAGTGCCCTCCAGATTCACCTGCGTTCTCACACCGGAGAGAGGCCCTTCAAGTGTAACATCTGTGGAAACCGCTTCACAACCAAAGGAAACCTCAAAGTGCATTTCCAAAGGCATAAAGATAAATATCCTAACATCAGCATGAATCCTCATCCTGTACCAGAGCACCTTGACAATATTCCCACCAGCAGTGGCATTCCCTTTGGTATGTCTGTCCCCATGGAAGAGTCAAATATGACCGACGTTAAGCCTATGCTAGGTCATCCAGCTGCTGGGTTTAACCCGTCATCCATACCGGGATTCAAACCATTTGATGGCTTCGGGAACGACCCATTTTCCCAGAGACCCTCTCCATCAACAAGTGACGGCTCCCTGTCTGTGTTTGGTCAAGAGATGGGACTGGATCCAAACCAGAAAGATGCTAAAGATCTGCTTGGAGCACTGCATAATATGAACAGTAATGTCCTCCCTGGAGAACAAAGTTCTGGAACAGCGAAACTTCAGCAGATGGTGGATGGCCTGGAAAAGAGGACCAACGACCCCAATGAGTGTGTAATCTGCCACAGGGTGCTCAGCTGCCAGAGCTCGCTCAAAATGCATTACCGCACACACACCGGTGAAAGGCCCTACAAGTGCAAAATCTGTGGCCGTGCATTCTCCACAAAAGGCAACCTCAAGGCTCATTATGGTGTGCACAGGGCCAACACTCCTCTTAAAATGCAGCACTCATGTCCCATCTGCCAGAAGAAGTTCACCAATGCTGTGGTTCTTCAGCAGCACATTCGCATGCACATGGGTGGACAGATCCCCAACACCCCGATGCCAGAAAACCAGTTTGAAGCAGCACCAGAAGTAATGGAGCCATCTATGCCAGAGGAGAAGCCTGTGGATGCCAAGGGTTTTGAAGCAAGCATGGAAGAACACGAGCCAGACCTGAACTCCCAGAAGCTAAATGATGCCTCAGATTCACTCCCATCTGCCCATGAagaacagccacagaagcaCGTAGCCCCTGCAGTGTTTTCCAGCCTAGATGTTTTGAAGAATCTCACCTCCGCCCTTGCACTGAAACGACAGAGTAGCACCACTTCGGAGAGCGAGGGAACGTCCAAAGAATCACCACCGGCTCCCAGAGAGCAGGAATATCAGAATGGCCGCAGTCCTGCAGTGTCTGACTCAGCCATGTCATTTCACTCCTCTTCCCCAGTGAACAACATCAGTAACAAGTCTCCTGAGCCTGCTGTTGAtgaatttgcccaaaatgagtcaaaaccaGAGTATGATGGCACTCAAGAGGGAACTGAGTCAAGTGGAGCTCTTGACCTCACAGCTTCCAGCAGCTTCATCCCCAAAGCGATTAAGGAAGAACCGGGCATGCCATATCCAAATGGAGAATATG CTCCCAGCAACATGTCCTTCATGAGGATACCATCAAGTCTGGCCAGTCTGGAGATGAAGATTCCTCCAGAGAATCCTCTGGGCTCTCACACTCTGTTCAGCTCCCATATGCCTCAGGGAACAGCCATGCCCTCCATCTCCCCTGCACAGCGCAGATCAACCAAACAGCACATGTGTAACACCTGTGGCAAAAACTTCTCATCGGCCAGCGCCTTGCAGATCCATGAGCGCACTCACACAGGGGAGAAGCCTTTTGCCTGTAACATCTGTGGCAGGGCTTTCACCACCAAGGGAAATCTAAAG gtgcACATCGGCACTCACATGTGGAACAACTCGTCACGGCGTGGCCAGCGTCTGTCTCTGGAGAATCCCATGGCACTGATTGCAATGAGCTCCGAGGCAAAGATATTGCCAGAGATCATGCAGGCCCCCAAAGAGTTGGGCGCTCCACCAATGAACTTCGACCCATCTCTGTGGAACCAGTACGCTGCTGCCTTCAGTGGTGGCCTGACGATGAAGACCAATGAAATTTCTGTCATCCAGGGAGGTGGCATCCCACTCCCAGGAAGCCCTGCCGGAGGCCCTCTGATCGGATCCACCGGAGGCCTCATGAAGATGGATGGATCCCACTCTGGGCTGCCTGGCACCATGGCtgaaatagagaagaacagctCCGACAGTGTGCCAAAATCCCAGTTCCCACATTTCATGGAGGAGggtaaaattgcagttaattag